One Malania oleifera isolate guangnan ecotype guangnan chromosome 10, ASM2987363v1, whole genome shotgun sequence genomic region harbors:
- the LOC131166153 gene encoding cyclin-dependent protein kinase inhibitor SMR1-like produces MDSQLSSKLSSLRLPDIQFRSPQQSTEATRDGGSVRDKNQQPAASETTASQGCPINNNPQSAEDSGGYDESLCRTPTSEEHKIPAVISCPPAPRRPRASPPRKRRLLDEPEFHLFVSSEELEEFFRSNFEVLTGAKRRSTCN; encoded by the coding sequence ATGGATTCCCAATTGAGCTCCAAACTCTCAAGTCTCCGTTTGCCGGATATTCAATTCCGCTCGCCGCAGCAATCGACCGAGGCCACTCGCGACGGCGGCTCCGTGAGGGATAAGAATCAGCAACCTGCAGCGTCCGAGACCACCGCCTCCCAGGGGTGTCCGATCAACAACAATCCTCAATCTGCAGAGGATAGCGGCGGCTACGACGAATCGTTGTGCAGAACACCGACGTCCGAGGAACACAAGATTCCGGCGGTCATCAGCTGCCCGCCGGCGCCGCGTAGGCCGAGGGCGTCTCCCCCGCGCAAGAGGAGGTTGTTGGATGAACCGGAATTCCATCTGTTCGTGTCGTCGGAAGAGCTGGAGGAGTTCTTCCGATCGAACTTTGAGGTCCTCACCGGCGCTAAGAGAAGGAGCACCTGTAATTGA